A genomic segment from Lignipirellula cremea encodes:
- a CDS encoding right-handed parallel beta-helix repeat-containing protein produces MSSDDIQQLIDQVGPGGVLKLAPARKEFQGPAVIRQPLTIEGQSCTLWSETGPVLCIASDGVVLKSLNIEVTGPEDQDGSAACALQVEHGHALALHQVAVRGNVLGLEKEEGEWRYPRSLRLGRLQSGHPHHFTAKLVVPSPCQFESEIAGLTVQPGSTQGGAVKLRLEIDPLSAGTILRGVITIRTASLTRTIHVNANAPVHATGAETVGSGQEVYVPADWQTLYVGDDDSTPAPAVAPPAVAPPAAKAPAVTPPARPAPAAAPPKTAASIPPPPAKQKPASRPGSTPQVTVPDRLESTPRPKPPATLPPLSFDPEPEPAPTKPPASEESVSPSSTTRERSQRRRPGMGSSLFGSTPVKPPATADPAASSRPSVVPPPPPRPASSIVPPAPTKPPSSVVPPAPSKPASSIVPPAPTKPPSSVVPPAPSKPVSSVVPPAPSKPPSSVVPPAPSSVVPPPPSKKPAATPTPPEPEAPPESTDGSKSTKRQKKSGLGGAFN; encoded by the coding sequence ATGAGCAGCGACGACATTCAACAACTGATCGACCAGGTCGGCCCCGGCGGCGTGCTGAAACTTGCCCCCGCCCGGAAAGAGTTTCAGGGCCCCGCCGTGATCCGTCAACCGCTGACCATTGAAGGCCAGTCCTGCACCCTGTGGTCGGAAACAGGCCCCGTGCTTTGTATCGCTTCCGACGGCGTGGTGCTGAAGTCCCTCAACATCGAAGTCACCGGCCCCGAGGACCAGGATGGCTCCGCCGCCTGCGCCCTCCAGGTGGAGCACGGCCATGCGCTGGCCCTCCACCAGGTCGCCGTCCGCGGCAATGTCCTGGGTCTCGAAAAAGAAGAAGGCGAATGGCGATACCCGCGTTCCCTGCGACTGGGTCGCCTGCAGTCAGGGCATCCGCACCACTTTACCGCCAAGCTGGTCGTCCCCTCGCCCTGCCAGTTTGAAAGCGAGATCGCCGGCCTGACCGTACAGCCGGGCTCCACCCAGGGCGGCGCCGTCAAGCTGCGGCTGGAGATTGATCCGCTGTCGGCCGGGACGATCCTCCGCGGCGTGATCACGATCCGTACCGCCTCCCTCACCCGCACCATTCACGTGAACGCCAACGCGCCCGTCCATGCGACCGGGGCTGAAACAGTCGGCAGCGGGCAGGAAGTCTACGTGCCGGCAGACTGGCAAACGCTCTACGTCGGGGACGACGATTCCACTCCGGCGCCAGCCGTTGCTCCGCCCGCCGTTGCTCCGCCAGCCGCCAAGGCGCCGGCAGTGACACCGCCGGCCCGGCCGGCCCCGGCGGCCGCCCCGCCGAAGACGGCCGCATCGATCCCGCCGCCTCCAGCGAAACAGAAACCGGCGTCGCGACCGGGCTCCACTCCGCAAGTCACCGTTCCGGATCGCCTGGAGTCCACGCCGCGCCCCAAGCCGCCGGCCACGCTTCCGCCGTTGTCGTTCGACCCGGAACCAGAACCGGCGCCGACCAAGCCGCCCGCCAGCGAGGAGAGCGTTTCGCCTTCTTCCACCACCCGGGAGCGATCCCAGCGGCGCCGCCCCGGCATGGGCTCCAGCCTGTTCGGTTCCACCCCCGTCAAACCACCCGCAACCGCCGACCCGGCCGCCAGTTCCCGGCCAAGCGTCGTTCCGCCCCCGCCGCCGCGACCCGCCAGCAGCATCGTCCCGCCCGCTCCGACGAAACCGCCGAGCAGTGTCGTGCCGCCCGCTCCGTCCAAACCGGCGAGTAGCATCGTCCCGCCGGCTCCGACGAAACCACCGAGCAGCGTCGTACCGCCTGCCCCTTCGAAACCCGTGAGCAGCGTCGTGCCGCCGGCGCCGTCCAAACCACCGAGCAGCGTTGTCCCGCCTGCTCCGTCGAGTGTCGTACCGCCGCCGCCGTCAAAGAAACCAGCAGCCACTCCGACTCCGCCGGAACCGGAAGCGCCGCCAGAATCGACCGACGGATCGAAGTCGACCAAACGCCAGAAAAAGTCCGGACTGGGCGGTGCGTTCAATTAG
- a CDS encoding serine/threonine protein kinase: MRTEVAILANGQRVEYLPTVIGEGGMKRVYFTVDKKSVVCFFKEESDARDPNRMQRLEAIMGDYNPTTHASTGDYFRDLFCWPTGIIVQPRLGVLAPAYAANFFFQSGRFKGKEKKGQWFSSAKLRKMLDSDQRGNWINYLQISLLIAQAVRRMHAAGLAHSDLSSNNILIDPPGRRCAVIDCDGLVVPGKYNADVLGTPGYIAPEVLKTMNLGDQQRVLPSTRTDLYAMSVLIYEYLLRRHPLRGPKVNSLASSEEDDFLSMGEKAVFIENPQDTSNHWSRGKDWPKMEQSLDRLGPYLQKVFLKAFVDGLHNPSARPSAFEWEDALGKTLDLAIPCSNSSCPEKWFVYIDGEKPRCPWCGTTLQHPLPLLDFYYAPRAGQFRSESLLLVCWDKRTLHEWHVYQNRRLNESSDKTMLATTRFHEGKWLLGNVALDSLVSPSGTPVPRSQYRLLSEDDEILLTKEDRGRLVKVRFTK, encoded by the coding sequence GTGAGAACCGAAGTCGCGATCCTTGCCAATGGCCAGCGCGTCGAATACCTGCCCACCGTGATCGGTGAAGGCGGCATGAAACGGGTCTACTTCACCGTCGACAAAAAGTCCGTCGTCTGCTTCTTCAAAGAAGAATCCGACGCCCGCGATCCCAACCGCATGCAGCGGCTGGAAGCGATCATGGGCGACTATAACCCCACCACCCACGCCAGCACAGGCGATTATTTCCGCGACCTGTTCTGCTGGCCCACAGGCATCATCGTCCAGCCCCGCCTGGGCGTGTTGGCCCCGGCGTACGCCGCCAACTTTTTCTTCCAGTCCGGCCGCTTCAAAGGGAAAGAGAAAAAAGGCCAATGGTTCTCTAGCGCCAAGCTGCGGAAAATGCTCGACAGCGACCAGCGCGGGAACTGGATCAACTACCTGCAGATCTCGCTGCTGATCGCCCAGGCAGTGCGTCGCATGCATGCCGCCGGGCTGGCCCACTCGGACCTGTCGTCAAATAACATCCTGATTGATCCGCCCGGCCGCCGGTGTGCGGTCATCGACTGCGACGGCCTGGTCGTTCCCGGCAAGTACAACGCCGACGTGCTCGGCACGCCCGGTTATATCGCGCCCGAAGTTCTCAAAACGATGAACCTGGGCGACCAGCAGCGCGTGCTGCCTTCGACCCGGACCGACCTGTACGCCATGTCGGTGCTGATCTACGAATACCTGCTGCGGCGGCATCCGTTGCGCGGCCCCAAGGTCAACAGTTTGGCCTCGTCCGAAGAAGACGATTTCCTGTCGATGGGCGAGAAAGCGGTCTTCATCGAAAACCCACAGGACACATCAAACCACTGGAGCCGCGGCAAGGACTGGCCCAAAATGGAACAGTCGCTGGACCGCCTGGGACCGTACCTGCAGAAGGTGTTTCTCAAAGCGTTTGTCGACGGGCTGCACAACCCCAGCGCCCGGCCGTCGGCGTTTGAGTGGGAAGACGCCCTGGGGAAAACGCTTGATCTGGCGATCCCCTGCAGCAACTCCAGCTGCCCGGAAAAATGGTTTGTATATATCGACGGAGAAAAGCCCCGCTGTCCCTGGTGCGGCACGACCCTGCAGCACCCTTTGCCGCTGTTGGACTTTTATTACGCGCCCCGGGCGGGCCAGTTTCGATCGGAATCGCTGCTTCTGGTATGCTGGGACAAACGCACCTTGCATGAGTGGCACGTCTATCAGAACCGCCGGCTGAACGAGTCGTCGGACAAAACCATGCTGGCCACCACGCGCTTTCACGAGGGGAAATGGCTGCTGGGGAATGTCGCCCTGGACTCGCTCGTCTCGCCGTCGGGCACGCCGGTTCCCCGCAGCCAGTACCGGTTGTTGAGCGAAGACGACGAGATCCTCCTCACCAAAGAAGATCGAGGCCGCCTGGTCAAAGTGCGGTTTACCAAATAG